One Cyclopterus lumpus isolate fCycLum1 chromosome 7, fCycLum1.pri, whole genome shotgun sequence DNA window includes the following coding sequences:
- the LOC117734079 gene encoding 60S ribosomal protein L22 isoform X1, which yields MAPIQKKQNTSKGGKKKKQVLKFTLDCTHPVEDGIMDAANFEQFLQERIKVNGKAGNLGNGVVSIERSKSKITVSSEVPFSKRYLKYLTKKYLKKNNLRDWLRVVANTKESYELRYFQINQDEEEEEDED from the exons ATGGCGCCGATT cagaagaagcagaacaCCAGCAAAGgtggcaagaagaagaagcaggtcCTGAAGTTCACACTGGACTGCACCCATCCTGTTGAAGATGGCATCATGGACGCTGCCAACTTC GAGCAGTTTCTTCAGGAGCGCATCAAGGTGAACGGGAAAGCTGGCAACTTGGGTAACGGTGTGGTCTCCATCGAGAGGAGCAAGAGCAAGATCACAGTCTCCTCTGAGGTGCCCTTCTCCAAAAG GTACCTGAAGTATCTGACCAAGAAGTACCTGAAGAAGAACAATCTGCGCGACTGGCTGCGTGTTGTGGCCAACACCAAGGAGAGCTACGAGCTCCGCTATTTCCAGATCAAccaggatgaagaggaggaggaagatgaagattaA
- the LOC117734079 gene encoding 60S ribosomal protein L22 isoform X2 has protein sequence MAPIKKQNTSKGGKKKKQVLKFTLDCTHPVEDGIMDAANFEQFLQERIKVNGKAGNLGNGVVSIERSKSKITVSSEVPFSKRYLKYLTKKYLKKNNLRDWLRVVANTKESYELRYFQINQDEEEEEDED, from the exons ATGGCGCCGATT aagaagcagaacaCCAGCAAAGgtggcaagaagaagaagcaggtcCTGAAGTTCACACTGGACTGCACCCATCCTGTTGAAGATGGCATCATGGACGCTGCCAACTTC GAGCAGTTTCTTCAGGAGCGCATCAAGGTGAACGGGAAAGCTGGCAACTTGGGTAACGGTGTGGTCTCCATCGAGAGGAGCAAGAGCAAGATCACAGTCTCCTCTGAGGTGCCCTTCTCCAAAAG GTACCTGAAGTATCTGACCAAGAAGTACCTGAAGAAGAACAATCTGCGCGACTGGCTGCGTGTTGTGGCCAACACCAAGGAGAGCTACGAGCTCCGCTATTTCCAGATCAAccaggatgaagaggaggaggaagatgaagattaA